In Desulfovibrio sp., the genomic stretch GGTCCTGGTAGTGTTTGGAGATGTTGTGCAGTGTCAGCATGTTGCGCCTCCCACAAAAGTGTGTCTGTACATTTGCGGGAACTATGCCTTGGAGCTGTTGCACAACCATGTCGGGCCTGTGGCGTTTTTGTGTCGTCACAGGCCCTGTGGAAAGTGGAAATCGCTTATGCCGTCATATCCACCCCGCCCCGTGACAGCACGCGTTCTTCCAGGCGGCAGGCCGTGCCACTGGCCTGGTGGGCTGTGCGCACGGCGCGCACCAGGCCGCCGCAACAGGGTACTTCCATGCGCAGCACCGTGCAGGACCGAAGGTCTGCCTGCCGGAATATGGCGGTCAGTTTGTCTACCGTTGCGGCGGTGTCTTCAAATTTCGGGCAGCAGATCAACAAGGCTTTGGACCCCAGCAATTCTTGAAACTGCGGGGTAACGGGCGCGGCGCAGTCCGCCGCGATAAGCAGGTCTGCACCATGCAGAAAAGGCGCGTCCGGCGCGACCAGGCGCAATTTGACCGGCCAGGGGGCAGCCCCTGGCGTCCAGCCCGGCCCAGATCCGGGGCGGGTGCCGGGACAGGTGCCGCGCAGGGGCGATGCGCCCAACTGGGGCGTTAAGGCATGCAGGGACGGTGCTGCGTGCGGGGAAGGTGCAACACCATTTTTTCTTTCGTCTGTCTTCAGCGTGGCAAGCTGCGCCAGGGCAGCGGCCTCGTCAAAGGGGGGCGCTTCGCGCTGGATAATGCGCAAGGCGTCGGTCGGGCATCTGCCGATGCAGGCCCCCAGTCCGTCGCAAAAGGAATCGGAAATAACCCTGGCCTTGCCGTCTATAATGGCGATGGCCCCTTCGGCGCAGTCCGCCACGCAGTTGCCGCAACCGTTGCAGCGTTCTTCGTCAATTTCAATAATAAGGAGTAGAATAACAAATTGAGCACAGATTTTAAGCAGATTTTGGACGTGATTGCAGGTTTGGAACAGCCATTTGCAAAACAACTGCCCTCGGCTCCCACTCACTCACATAGCCCGGCTCGTCCTGCATACGCTTCAGTTCACGCATGACAGCACTGTGATTTTCACGCACCAGGGCCAGTTCATCCTGTTGCGGGAACTCCTGCCCCAGAGCGGCCTTAACCGTTGCCAGTTCCGCCATTTCCTGACGCACATTGCCCTGATAGGTCTGGAAGGATTGATCAAGCCCTTTTTCCAGAAAATTGTCCAGACGCTGAAACATGCCGGACAGACTGAACTTTTCGTCAAAGCCGTAGACCAAGTTCTCCGGCTGAAATTCCTGTTCGCCCATGCCCTTGAGAGCAAGGCGGAAGCCGTCACCGCCAGCCCCAAGTGATGAACGCAGCATGGCCACTTCAAAGCCCCGGTACTTGCCCAAGATGGGCTTTGCCCGTGCTTCCCGTGTAATGTCCTTCACTCCGTCTCGCAGAATGTTTTGGATCTGCTCACTATTTTTTTCAGTCAGCAGCTTGCCGTCCTTCAGCCACTCCAGTCGGATGCGCTCCTTGCCCTTTTCGGTGAACACGCGGGTGTTACCGTCACGCAGGCCGCAGTTGGCCGCATAGTCCGCTTGCGCCTTGGCAAGGCGACCTTCGGCAGCTCCAAGCCACTTCAGTCGATCCCGCAGGCGGTGTTGCGACCGTTGATGCTGTGAATACAGGGCTTCCAGTTTGCGTAGGTCACTGGCCAGCTTCACCTGCATAAGTATGAGCGGGTTGCCAGAGGCCGCAGCCTTCATATCCGCCGCGTTAGCAGCTTCGGACTGCACATCGTCAATATTGCGCTGGAGCAAGTCCCCCTTGCGGAATTGTTCAATGGCAGCGGCTTTTTGCTCTATTACTTGCCACATTCGGCTGTCGTATGTTTGCTTTGTAGCATAATAATAGATGCCTACGGAAAATTTGTCAGGGTCGCGCTCATACAGGCTATTGCCTTGGCGAATGATGCGCCCGTTGCGCTGCTCCAGGTCGCTGGGCCTCCAGGGCGCGTCCAGGTGATGCGCGGCCACAAGGCGTTTCTGCACATTCATGCCTGCGCCCATTTTGGCCGTGGAACCCAGCAGAACCCGCACCCGTCCAGCCTGCATGTCGGAAAAGAGCTTGCCCTTGCGCATGTCGGTATTGGCATCGTGGATGAAGGCAATCTCATCAGCGGGAATACCACGCTCTATGAGTTTGCGCCGCATGTCGTCGTAGACAGAGAAGCGAGAGCCAGCGGCAACGCAAGCGTCCATGTCTGCGGCCACGGATGTGTCTTCACCGGTATCCACTAACGTGGATTCGCCGTCATCGTCGCCAGAGTCCAGCGGGTCTTCGCCAGGTTCTGCATTTGCCGGGTCATCCTCCGTGGCTGACTCCGTGCCAAAGTCCACACTGGACTCCGTGCCTGACTCCGTATCAACCTGCGCGGCAAAGTCTTCTTCCACAAATTCCAACTTTTGAGTGTGTGAAGTCGCAGGGGCAGGTGCTGCCGAGCCTCCCTTGGGTGTAGACAAATCGCAGAACACGAGCTGCGTACCCTTGTCCGCCGCCGTGTCTTGCCAAATCTGATAGATGCGATCCACGGCGGCATTGGCCTTGGAACCGTCATAGTCCCCAGCCTCCGGGTCAATGAGGCGATAATCCAGCCCAGCCTTTCGGGCGTCATTGGTGATTTTCAGGGGATTGTCGATGCGCGGGTCTTTGGGCAGGTGCTCCATGCGGTCGATGATTTCCGTCATATAGCTGGCCTGCACCTCTGAACGCTCCACCACATGATTGAAAGGCTTGCCATCAGTTAAAGGGGGCGTCAAAGGCCGCAGCCCAGCCTGTTTTGCCTGCTCGTCCAAATCGCCTTTCGTCACCACGTCCGCAAAGGTGCGGTACATTGAAAGTAATTCCGGCACGTTCTGGAAGCTGGAAAAACGCGATTTAAGCCTATAATTCACGCCGGTGGCGTCCAATTCCCAGCCATTGGTAATCTGCCCGAAGGTGGAAGCCCATGCGTCAAAATACTCAATGCCCTTGCTTTTCAGCTCATCAGACTGCAAATAGCGTTGCAGGGTGTAGACCTCGGCAATGGTATTACTGATGGGGGTGCCGGTCATGAAATACACGCCCCGGCCTTCGTGCTTTTTTTGCAGATACCGGCACTTGATGAACATATCGAGGGCCTTTGCGGAACCCGTGATATTGCCAAGGCCCGACACATTCATGGTTGTGGTATAGCTGAGATTTTTGAACTCGTGGCTCTCGTCCACAAAAAGCGCGTCCACGCCCAGGTCGCCAAAATCCACTGAACGATCCTTGGCCCCGGTTCCGGCCATGAGCTTTTCATAGCGGGTTTCCATTTTTTCGCGCTGTTTTTCAAGCTGCTTGACCGTGGCTCGGCTGCCGTTATTTTCTTTGGATTCTGCTATGGCGGCAATGACCGCATCAATCTGTTCTTGCAGAATTTCTTCCTGCATGTCGCGGGGTGTCTCAATTTTTTTAAAGCTGGAATGGGCGACCACAACGGCGTCCCAATCGCCAGTGGCCACCCGGCTGAACAGGCGTTCACGATTCTGCTTGGTAAAATCTGTCTTGTCGGCCACCAGAATATTGGCCCCCGGGTAAAGCCGGTAAAATTCATCGCGCCACTGGTAGAGCAGGTGATTGGGCACTACTACCATAGGCTTGCTGGTAAAACCCATGCGCTTGGATTCCATGATGGTGGCGATGCAGGCCATTGTCTTGCCCGCACCCACAACGTGGTCGAAAAGCGCCGTGCCTTCCTGAATGCCGCGCCAGACCACATCCTTCTGATGCGGCCGCAGCGAAACATCCGAAGACGCACCCACGAGTTGAATGTGCGAGCCGTCATAACGCGGCGGCACATGGGTGTTGAACCGCTCATTGTACAAAGTCGTGAGCATGGTACGGCGCTCATCGTCCGTCCACACCCAATCCAAAAACGCCTGCTTCACCTCGTCGGCCTTCTGCATGGCAGCGGCTGTAAGTTCCTGATCCACCACCATGATGGGACGGTCGTTGTCGTCGTACTGGCCGCTTTCTTTCTCCACCTTGATGGGCCGATTGGTGAGCAGGGATTCCAGAATCTTGGAGGCCGGGTATTCGGGAATGCCCCACACTTCCGTATTGGCCGCGTGGTCGTAGATACTGACCTTGGCTTCCCAACGTCCCAATATGGGCACATAGTTGATAGTTTGGTGGCCACGGCCCCCATGAATGCGCTCTTCGATGAAGTCAGAAAGCACGTTGCCGGGCACCCAGGTGGAGCCGAACTTGACGCCGATGTCCACGGCTTCAATGTCGGGAGGAATAGCGGCGGCAAGGGCCTCCACATTGGCGTGGTACTGCGGGTCTTCCGCTGCCGCTGCCAGGGCAGCCCTGTGCTTTTCGCGCACATTGCCGGTGAGGTATTTGTCGCTGATCTCCCACTCCGCACTGGCCGGATTGCGGAAAATCAGGCCCTCATCCTGCAATTCCTTCTGAATGGCCTCCGCTGGCCGGTGCAACAACTGGTTCATGCGGGCAAAGTCCACCTTGCCCGATTCTCGCAGGGAGATGACCAGGGCGTCCTTGGTGGTTTCGGCCTTTTCCGCAGCCTGTGTGGGCTTGAGCACCCGTTGCCGAAAGATGGCCGCTTTCCGCGCTGACGCTGGCCGAAATTCCCGGTCTTGACGCTTGGCTAAGTCTTTGGAAAGCCCCTTGTCGTACTCCAGCTCCAGCGATTCCAAAAGCGAATGCTCCGGGTCGTCGCGCATCAGCCCCCGGTTGGTCTGGGAATTGAGGTGCCCGTGACGGCGCACAAAGGCATCATACTGCACATTGAGCTGTCGCCGGGCACCTTCAATAAACTTTTCCTCAGCATCGTTCTTTTCCAGATTGAGAAGGTCACGCAGACTGTCCCGAATCTGGATCATGGAGGCCAGCCGCTGCCGCGCCCCGTCATTTTTGACCGGCAGCTCTTCATAGCTGGCCTCACCAAAGCCTCCGGCCACTTTGAAGACGATTTTGCGGCTCTGCGGTTCAACACAAAACGCGCCCATTTTGAGAGACTGGAAGTAGTCGGACGCAATGAATCCTTCATTACGCTTTTCGCTGGTTGCTTCCTCCGCGCTTTCCGTGCGGGGCACATATTGCATGGGCGGCAACACTTGCACCCGCTTGGATATTTCCGCGCCCAGGTCAATATCAGAAGGAGCCACACAGTTGAGCGCGTCCTGAAACATGCCGCCGGAATAGACCATACTGCCGATGATCTGGCCGGGCAATTCGGCAAAATACTTGTTGATGACCGCAGGCCGGGTGCCGCCTTCCTTTGTATCGAGGGCTTCTATAGTGGCGGTTTGTGTCCAATCGGTACTGCGGATACGCGGGCCGTCATGCTTGCGGAAAAAGAGGATGTCCGTGGTGACATCGGTTAGCGCGTTCTGGCGAAAAGCCGTTTCCGGCAGGCGCACAGCCCCCAGAAGGTCGGCATATTCTGCAATATGCTCACGGGCAGCGGGGTCTGCCGCATCCATGAAAAAGCGGCTGACCACAAAAGCCCCTATGCCGCCAGGGCGTAGCAGACTCAAGGACTTTGCTAAAAAGTAGTTGTGAATGGAGAAATTGCGCAGTTCTGGAAAGTTGGGATCGTAGAGGGTCTGCTTGCCAAAAGGCGGGTTGCCGACAACCAGGTCAAACCTTGCCCCTTGAAGTTCTACATTCTGAAAGCCGTTATTGAGGTGACGAGCTTTCGGGTAAAGATACTTGGAAATGGCCGCTGTGGTCGGGTCAAGCTCTACAGTTAGGAAGTCAGCATCATAGCCTTGTGGCAGCAGGCCCATGAAGTTACCGATGCCAGCCGAAGGCTCCAGCACTCGTAGCGGCCCGCTGCCTTGCAGGCCCATGACATTGAGACCCTGATAAATACCCTTGATAACGGTTTCAGAGGTAAAATGCGCGTCCTGGGTGGAGCGCCTGGCTTTGACGTATTCGTCTGGCGCAAGCAGGCTTTGCAATTCCTGATATTCCGCAGCCCACTTTTCGTTGCGGGCGTCAAAGGCTTGGGGCAGGCCGCCCCAGCCCACATAGCGCACCAGCACTTTTTTATCGTCCGGCCCGGCTACCTCCACCTTACGTTCCTGCAAATCCTTGAGCAGACGGATGGCGGCGATGTTGTCGGCAAACTTGGTTTTGGCACCGCCCTGACCGAGCCGGTCGTCCGAACCTATATGGTAATTTTCAGGCTCGTATCTATCCCTGCGTTCTGCAAAATCTCCCAATCGCTCATCCCCTGGCGACTCGCTTCCCAGGCTGAATCCGAGTTCAGCACGTTCGCTTCCCTCGTGGCCTGCTGATCCAGCGTCACCATGAAAGAGATTTCCCCCCTCGCTTCCAAACTGCGCAGGTCGTCGGGCTGGTTCAGTGCCCACCTGTCCAAAATCAAATAAGCGGAGTTGGTGAACGCCGCGCTCTGCACTTCGCGGATGGTCTGTGGGCGCAGCACTGTGCGGGCGATGTCCAGTGGATTGGTTGGTCTGTCGAGCATGATATTCCTCCTTGGTATCGGCTTGAGCGTTCTCGCGCCGAAGTTGTTCTATTTGATCTGCTGTTACGTCAAACGTAAAACTCAACTGCCTGGGGTCATACTTCTGTTTGCGTGGCCGTGCCATGAATCCTACCTTGGTACGGTCACTGCCTCCCCATTTTTGCCAAAGGATAGTGTGGCCGCGTTCAGTATACGGATGCCCCCGTTTGGGGAGTCGTCTTCAATAAAGACAACCTTGTCACCCTGTTGCAAATCCAGTTTCTTACGAACCGCCACAGGGATGGTAATCTGCCCCTTGGAGGTCATGGTGGATACTTCCATTTTCATGTGGTGCTCCTTTTCTCTTTCCTTACTTTCCTTGTATCCCTTACCAAGAAAAAAGCAAGTAGAAAAGCAAGGGCACTCCACCCACTCAAAGCATTTTTTCGCTGAGCTGCCCGTTGGTGATGATGGTGATGACTCTCTCAACCGCCGCGTGATCACCTGCACGGGCCTGCTTGGCTATGGCGAAGGCTTCGCGTAGTTGCATGGCCGTGAAATCACAAGACGGAAAGCGAATTCCGGCGAGGATGTAGGTCGGCGTGGAGGTGATGCGCCCATAGCCCGCCAGAATGTCAGCGTTGACGATGCTGGCAGCGTCTTTACTCAAAGCTTCGCCAAAAGCTTCAGCAGGAATGGTCGCTTCCTGAAAGGCTAGCAGCAGTGAGGCTTCATAGGGGGTGGGAATGCCCAGCGATGTTTGCGGCAGCACCTTATCCCAAAACAAATTGGCGGCGTTGGCCGAGAATTGTTTTAGGGCTTCGTAGCTCAAGGCCTTTTTGAGGGATTCGCCATATTGATCGGTCGGAATATGGCGCACCACGATGCACATGTCGCTGTTGGCTCGCTGGGCTTGCAGCGGTTCACGGACGCCACAGTAGGAACATTCGAGGTTAACCCAATACTCCACCAGGTCGCCCTGGAAGTCTTTAACAGGCCTCCCGTCCAGACATTGCCGGTCGGCTAGAGCTTGAGCGGGATTATAGGGCAGAGCGAGGTCTTTATTCACTTCAGCCCGAACTTTGGCTGCCACAGACACCCTGTCTGACATGGGTGTTCCGGCATGGGCCGGGGCATTGGCCATCAGAATGGCCAACATTGCCAGAGCCACTATCATAGCATTACGCTGCATCTGCATACGAAACCTCCTGCCCCAACTGGAGCAACTGCGGCACACGAAGTTGTGCCATTTTGAGTGAAGGATTGGCGTAGAACATATCTCCCCGGACAATCTGGCCGGAAAAGATGAAATGGGCTTCGCCCTCGATTTGTTCCTGAAGGTCGCGCAAATCCACGCGATCTTCTTTTTCTACAGTGGTGTTCATGGTGTCTGCGTAGGTGGAACCAGACTTGTCATTGACCGAAAAGCCGGAACTGCGCACCACGGTGTTTTGCCCGGCCTGGCCGCGTATAAGTTCCCATGTCTTTTCGGCATCTTGCAACTTCATGAAGGCTTTAATACTTGTATTAGCTACCATTTGCTGTGCGCCTTTCTTATCCGCTTCCAGAATGCCCGCGTAATCTTGACTGGCCACAATGGCGGCAATCCCAAGCCCACGGCCTTGAGTGAGCACTACCTCAAAGCCCGGCGTTACGATGGCTGCGTATTCGTCTACAATGCACAAGTACGGCCCAATACCTATGGTGTCCGTGGGCAAGGCTTCCAGTGTGTCGGCGGCATCGCCTTCAATCTGTGCGCCGAGGCCCACGGCACAGGCATTGCGTATGGCCGACAAGCTGATCTTGCCGAGGCTCGCAAGCTCTTGAGGGGCTTTTTCCAGAGAGGGCAACAATACTACGAGGATTTTTCTTTGAAGAATGGCGTCAGCGAAATCCACTTCGCCGTCTTCCGCACCGTAGATGTGGCTGTAGGTATCTGTCAGGCTGGACAGTGCCTTGCCGAAGTAGGATTGTGCGTAGCCGAACTGCTCCGCAAAGGATGGGGGCTGATCCTTCAACTCCC encodes the following:
- a CDS encoding AbrB/MazE/SpoVT family DNA-binding domain-containing protein yields the protein MEVSTMTSKGQITIPVAVRKKLDLQQGDKVVFIEDDSPNGGIRILNAATLSFGKNGEAVTVPR
- a CDS encoding 4Fe-4S dicluster domain-containing protein, coding for MLLLIIEIDEERCNGCGNCVADCAEGAIAIIDGKARVISDSFCDGLGACIGRCPTDALRIIQREAPPFDEAAALAQLATLKTDERKNGVAPSPHAAPSLHALTPQLGASPLRGTCPGTRPGSGPGWTPGAAPWPVKLRLVAPDAPFLHGADLLIAADCAAPVTPQFQELLGSKALLICCPKFEDTAATVDKLTAIFRQADLRSCTVLRMEVPCCGGLVRAVRTAHQASGTACRLEERVLSRGGVDMTA
- a CDS encoding DEAD/DEAH box helicase family protein — translated: MEVAGPDDKKVLVRYVGWGGLPQAFDARNEKWAAEYQELQSLLAPDEYVKARRSTQDAHFTSETVIKGIYQGLNVMGLQGSGPLRVLEPSAGIGNFMGLLPQGYDADFLTVELDPTTAAISKYLYPKARHLNNGFQNVELQGARFDLVVGNPPFGKQTLYDPNFPELRNFSIHNYFLAKSLSLLRPGGIGAFVVSRFFMDAADPAAREHIAEYADLLGAVRLPETAFRQNALTDVTTDILFFRKHDGPRIRSTDWTQTATIEALDTKEGGTRPAVINKYFAELPGQIIGSMVYSGGMFQDALNCVAPSDIDLGAEISKRVQVLPPMQYVPRTESAEEATSEKRNEGFIASDYFQSLKMGAFCVEPQSRKIVFKVAGGFGEASYEELPVKNDGARQRLASMIQIRDSLRDLLNLEKNDAEEKFIEGARRQLNVQYDAFVRRHGHLNSQTNRGLMRDDPEHSLLESLELEYDKGLSKDLAKRQDREFRPASARKAAIFRQRVLKPTQAAEKAETTKDALVISLRESGKVDFARMNQLLHRPAEAIQKELQDEGLIFRNPASAEWEISDKYLTGNVREKHRAALAAAAEDPQYHANVEALAAAIPPDIEAVDIGVKFGSTWVPGNVLSDFIEERIHGGRGHQTINYVPILGRWEAKVSIYDHAANTEVWGIPEYPASKILESLLTNRPIKVEKESGQYDDNDRPIMVVDQELTAAAMQKADEVKQAFLDWVWTDDERRTMLTTLYNERFNTHVPPRYDGSHIQLVGASSDVSLRPHQKDVVWRGIQEGTALFDHVVGAGKTMACIATIMESKRMGFTSKPMVVVPNHLLYQWRDEFYRLYPGANILVADKTDFTKQNRERLFSRVATGDWDAVVVAHSSFKKIETPRDMQEEILQEQIDAVIAAIAESKENNGSRATVKQLEKQREKMETRYEKLMAGTGAKDRSVDFGDLGVDALFVDESHEFKNLSYTTTMNVSGLGNITGSAKALDMFIKCRYLQKKHEGRGVYFMTGTPISNTIAEVYTLQRYLQSDELKSKGIEYFDAWASTFGQITNGWELDATGVNYRLKSRFSSFQNVPELLSMYRTFADVVTKGDLDEQAKQAGLRPLTPPLTDGKPFNHVVERSEVQASYMTEIIDRMEHLPKDPRIDNPLKITNDARKAGLDYRLIDPEAGDYDGSKANAAVDRIYQIWQDTAADKGTQLVFCDLSTPKGGSAAPAPATSHTQKLEFVEEDFAAQVDTESGTESSVDFGTESATEDDPANAEPGEDPLDSGDDDGESTLVDTGEDTSVAADMDACVAAGSRFSVYDDMRRKLIERGIPADEIAFIHDANTDMRKGKLFSDMQAGRVRVLLGSTAKMGAGMNVQKRLVAAHHLDAPWRPSDLEQRNGRIIRQGNSLYERDPDKFSVGIYYYATKQTYDSRMWQVIEQKAAAIEQFRKGDLLQRNIDDVQSEAANAADMKAAASGNPLILMQVKLASDLRKLEALYSQHQRSQHRLRDRLKWLGAAEGRLAKAQADYAANCGLRDGNTRVFTEKGKERIRLEWLKDGKLLTEKNSEQIQNILRDGVKDITREARAKPILGKYRGFEVAMLRSSLGAGGDGFRLALKGMGEQEFQPENLVYGFDEKFSLSGMFQRLDNFLEKGLDQSFQTYQGNVRQEMAELATVKAALGQEFPQQDELALVRENHSAVMRELKRMQDEPGYVSEWEPRAVVLQMAVPNLQSRPKSA